The Triticum aestivum cultivar Chinese Spring chromosome 3A, IWGSC CS RefSeq v2.1, whole genome shotgun sequence genome includes a region encoding these proteins:
- the LOC123062966 gene encoding mediator of RNA polymerase II transcription subunit 10b isoform X1 — protein MDSTAPNFSSAAAVAAAAAAASGNGLQGGAGGDRPEDPSKQNLAQVTGSIQKTLGLLHQLNLNVSSFSSASQLPLLQRLVWCVVRCRNALVAELDTMQKLADGCNIQVPMEVVNLIDDGKNPDEFTRDVFNSCIAKNQITKGKTDAFKSLRKHLLEELEEAFPDDVEAYRQIRATSAAESKRLAQSQSALPNGDAKVKPEH, from the exons ATGGACAGCACCGCCCCGAACTTttcttccgccgccgccgtcgccgccgccgccgcggccgcttcCGGCAACGGCCTACAAGGGGGAGCGGGAGGGGACCGTCCCGAGGACCCGTCGAAGCAGAACCTGGCGCAGGTCACGGGCTCGATCCAGAAGACCCTGGGTCTGCTCCACCAGCTCAACCTCAACGTCTCCTCCTTCAGCTCCGCGTCCCAGCTCCCCCTCCTCCAGCGCCT GGTTTGGTGTGTTGTACGGTGCAGGAACGCGCTCGTGGCGGAGCTCGACACGATGCAGAAGCTCGCCGACGGGTGCAACATCCAGGTGCCCATGGAGGTCGTCAA TTTGATTGATGACGGGAAGAACCCCGATGAGTTCACCAGGGACGTGTTCAACAGCTGCATTGCCAAGAACCAGATCACGAAGGGCAAGACGGATGCTTTCAAG AGCCTGAGGAAGCATCTTCTTGAGGAGCTGGAAGAAGCTTTTCCAGATGACGTTGAAGCGTACAGACAGATACGTGCTACCTCTGCTGCT GAGTCAAAGAGGTTGGCTCAGTCCCAAAGTGCTTTGCCTAATGGAGATGCCAAAGTGAAACCTGAGCATTGA
- the LOC123062966 gene encoding mediator of RNA polymerase II transcription subunit 10b isoform X2 has translation MDSTAPNFSSAAAVAAAAAAASGNGLQGGAGGDRPEDPSKQNLAQVTGSIQKTLGLLHQLNLNVSSFSSASQLPLLQRLNALVAELDTMQKLADGCNIQVPMEVVNLIDDGKNPDEFTRDVFNSCIAKNQITKGKTDAFKSLRKHLLEELEEAFPDDVEAYRQIRATSAAESKRLAQSQSALPNGDAKVKPEH, from the exons ATGGACAGCACCGCCCCGAACTTttcttccgccgccgccgtcgccgccgccgccgcggccgcttcCGGCAACGGCCTACAAGGGGGAGCGGGAGGGGACCGTCCCGAGGACCCGTCGAAGCAGAACCTGGCGCAGGTCACGGGCTCGATCCAGAAGACCCTGGGTCTGCTCCACCAGCTCAACCTCAACGTCTCCTCCTTCAGCTCCGCGTCCCAGCTCCCCCTCCTCCAGCGCCT GAACGCGCTCGTGGCGGAGCTCGACACGATGCAGAAGCTCGCCGACGGGTGCAACATCCAGGTGCCCATGGAGGTCGTCAA TTTGATTGATGACGGGAAGAACCCCGATGAGTTCACCAGGGACGTGTTCAACAGCTGCATTGCCAAGAACCAGATCACGAAGGGCAAGACGGATGCTTTCAAG AGCCTGAGGAAGCATCTTCTTGAGGAGCTGGAAGAAGCTTTTCCAGATGACGTTGAAGCGTACAGACAGATACGTGCTACCTCTGCTGCT GAGTCAAAGAGGTTGGCTCAGTCCCAAAGTGCTTTGCCTAATGGAGATGCCAAAGTGAAACCTGAGCATTGA